Sequence from the Bacillus sp. es.036 genome:
TCGTATGTGTATCAACAGACTCAAGCCGCTGCTTTCCTTTGTATAACCGATCAGCTATTTTTATGGCCTCTTCTCCGCTAAGTCGGACAATCGCAATTGCTCCTTCACCCATTGGAGTCGATATCGCAGCAATTGTTTCATATTCCACTTACATTCACCTCTCTATCCACACTTTGTCTTTTTATTTAACGTCTATTTCTATTAATAAGTACTATTAGTTTAACCAATTATCCACAGTGGATAACTATCAGCTCAAATGCGACAGACTAATCCACAATACCTTTTAGTGTAACCCATTTTTATAAAAAAAGAAATAACGATGCTTATCCTAACTACATCAGACAGAAGTACGAAAAACAGTCAATTAACAACATAACCCTTGTTCCTCAAAAAAACCTTCGGGCTACTTGCCCGAAGGTTTCATGTTACTTATTACGTGGAACAATGACCACACGGCGGTGCGGATCTTTTCCATCTGAGTGAGTTGTAATCCCTTTTTTATCTTTAAGATAAAGATGAATCACTTTTCGTTCAAGCGACGGCATCGGTTCTAGCTGTATATCCTTTTTCGTAACCATCGCTTTGTCTGCAAGACGATCCGCCAGTTTCTTTAGCGTATCTTCACGTCTTTCACGGTAGTTCTCAGCATCGAGAACCACCCGGACAAATCGGTCAGAAAATCGATTTGCGGCAAGATTTGTTAAATATTGTAGAGAATTAAGAGTTTGGCCACGTTTCCCTATCACAATCGCAATTTTTTCACCAGATAGCGTAAAGAAAAGATCGCGATCTTCTCTTCTACCTTCTATACTGGCTTCAACTCCCATGTTGCGGATGACTTTTTCTAAAAAAGCCCTTGTTTGCTCCATGATGTCAGGTTTCTCGCTAACTTTAATGCGGGCGGGCTTTCCTCCAAAGCCTAAAAATCCTTTTTTAGGCTCGTCTAACACTTCAACATCAACATTCTCTTGAACAGTCCCGATTTGATTCAGCGCATCTTTAATGGCTTCTTCAATCGTTTTCCCCGTTACCGTAACGCTTCTCACTTCTTCGCTCCCCCCGTATTCGTATCAGCGGTTTTAATGGTAGGTTTCGTAATAAAGTAAGTTTGCGCAATCATAAAGATGTTACCTACAACCCAGTATAATGCAAGTGCTGCAGGGAAGTTAATTGCAAAAACAATAATCATAATCGGCATAACGTATAGGAGCATTTTCATTTGAGGCTGCACCGTTCCGCCGCTACCCATCATGATTTTTTGTTGAATGAATGTCGTTATACCTGCAGTGAGTGCCAGGATGATATCTGGCTCTCCAAGGCTAAACCAGAGGAAAGTATGCGTTTCAATTGCTTGTGTACGCATAATCGCGTGATAAAAACCTAATAGAATCGGCATTTGTACTAAGATTGGTAAACAACCCGCAAGCGGGTTAACCCCATTCTGTTGGAATAGCTGCATCGTTTCTTGTTGAAGCTGCTGCTGCGTTTTCTGGTCTTTACTGCTATATTTCTCTTTTAGCTTTTGCATTTCTGGCTGCAGTTCCTGCATCGCTTTTGAACTTCTCGTTTGTTTGATCATTAATGGAAGCAAGAGAAGTCGAATTAAGATCGTTACAATAATAATTGAGAGACCGTAATTTCCTTCACCTGTTAAATCGGCGAAAAACGTTAAGGTCATGGATAGTGGATAAACGATATATTCCGTCCAAAATCCTGTGCTTTCTGCGTTAACTGGCTCGTTAATGTTACAGCCTGAAAGGACCGCAACGAGACCAATTAATAGAAATGCGAGGGTTAGTTTTTTCCTCACGCTTCATCCTCCTTGCAATCATATCTCGACAAAATTTATGTAGTTAAAGCATACCGTTATTTCTTCTTATCTGGAACGGGGTCAAAGCCGCCAGGATGAAATGGATGGCATTTCGAAATTCTTTTCACCGTCAACCAGGATCCTTTTATAAACCCATGCTTCTGAAAGGATTCGAAACTGTAATGAGAACAAGAAGGGTAGAAACGACAGGAAGGAGGAGTTAATGGAGAAATGAATTTCTGGTAGACGCGAATTAGCATCATAGCCAGCTTTTTCATTTAGCATCCCTTCCTTTACCAGTCTGTTTCACTCCTCTTAATACACGAGCTCGGTTCAGCACATGAATTAAGCTACTCTTTACTTCTTCAAAACTCATCTCTGAAGTAGGTTTTCGAGCAATAACGACAAAGTCATAAGGATATTTAATTTGATCGGACAATT
This genomic interval carries:
- the jag gene encoding RNA-binding cell elongation regulator Jag/EloR produces the protein MRSVTVTGKTIEEAIKDALNQIGTVQENVDVEVLDEPKKGFLGFGGKPARIKVSEKPDIMEQTRAFLEKVIRNMGVEASIEGRREDRDLFFTLSGEKIAIVIGKRGQTLNSLQYLTNLAANRFSDRFVRVVLDAENYRERREDTLKKLADRLADKAMVTKKDIQLEPMPSLERKVIHLYLKDKKGITTHSDGKDPHRRVVIVPRNK
- the spoIIIJ gene encoding YidC family membrane integrase SpoIIIJ, yielding MRKKLTLAFLLIGLVAVLSGCNINEPVNAESTGFWTEYIVYPLSMTLTFFADLTGEGNYGLSIIIVTILIRLLLLPLMIKQTRSSKAMQELQPEMQKLKEKYSSKDQKTQQQLQQETMQLFQQNGVNPLAGCLPILVQMPILLGFYHAIMRTQAIETHTFLWFSLGEPDIILALTAGITTFIQQKIMMGSGGTVQPQMKMLLYVMPIMIIVFAINFPAALALYWVVGNIFMIAQTYFITKPTIKTADTNTGGAKK
- the yidD gene encoding membrane protein insertion efficiency factor YidD; this translates as MKKLAMMLIRVYQKFISPLTPPSCRFYPSCSHYSFESFQKHGFIKGSWLTVKRISKCHPFHPGGFDPVPDKKK